Sequence from the Castanea sativa cultivar Marrone di Chiusa Pesio chromosome 12, ASM4071231v1 genome:
atattaattaaaattttttgaatcaATATTGTGTCAAACTATGTCTTATTCTTACCCCCGAAACTAAAATGCTAACTTCAACTATACTTAATAGAATTGTTGAACAATAACTCATTTCTTTATTCTCAGTGATTTGGATTTTGTAATTACTCTTCTTGTGTTTGAGTTATTGCATGTActtagttttcttcttctcaatgTGAGATTTGCAAGAATTTGAGGGTAATTTACATTGAAACTTAACACTAAATATATGCTTTCTTTTGGGAGGTGTAGGGTAATATGGGTGATCAATTGCATTGCTTGACTGGCTCTCTTCTTTGCAGGCATGAGTCAAAATTTATCCAAGATATTGTGGTAGAGACATTGCACAAATTAAGTTTAACACTAAATATATGCTTTCTTTTCGGATGTGGAGGGTAATATGGGTGATTCAATTGCATTGCATAATTGTCTATCTTCTTTGCAGGAATGAGACAGAATTTATTCAAGATATTGTGGAAGAAATATTTCCCAAATTAAGTTACAAATTCCCAAGAGATACTAGTGATTTAGTAGGAATAGATTCTCGAGTGGAGGAATTGATGTCGCTTTTGGCTATACAATCGAATGATGTTTGCATCGTAGGGGTTTTGGGGATGGGAGGAATTGGTAAGACAACTCTTGCTAGATTTGTCTATCAtaagatttttaattattttgacgGTGGTAGTTTTATCACTAATATTAGAGAAGAATCTGAAAAACATGGTTTGCTTTCATTACAACAAAAACttatttgtgaaattttgaTGAAGAGAAGTATGAATATTGAAGATGTTGATAAAGGAGTTCTTTTGATCAAGCACATTATGTGCCATAAAAGgattcttcttgttcttgatgaTGTAAATCAATTGaaccaattacaaaaattagCCGGGAAGCTTAATTGGTTTGGTCCAGGTAGTAGAGTTATTATCACAACCAGAGATGAGTCTTTGTTGAAAAGACATAACgtatttaaaatatatgagGTTAAAGtattgaataatgatgatgctCTTCATCTTTTTAGGTTGAAAGCTTTTGTGAGAGATTGTCCTGCCAATGGTTATCTAGAGTTGTCTAAACAATTTGTAAATTATGCCAACGGCCTTCCATTAGCTATTGAGGTTTTGGGTTCTTTTTTGTTCAATAGAAGTAAGAAGGAATGGGAAAGTGCATTAAATAGGCTCTACAAATTTCCTGATAAAGATGTTATGAAAATACttcaaataagttttgatgGACTTCATGAAACAGAAAAGGAAATCTTTCTAcatattgcatgtttctttaaTATGAAGGAAAAATATTATGTGGAAAAAATACTAGATTATCTTGGCCTTTACCCTAGAATTGGTTTAAGGGTTCTCATTGAAAGGTcacttttaaaagaatttaaaaataaatacaagatGCATGAACTATTACAAACGATGGGTCAAAGCATAGTTCGTAAAGAGCATCCTCAAGAACCTGGGAGGTGGAGCAGATTATGGATATACAATGACATTCACAATGTACTGGTGAAAAATTCGGTAAGAGATCATTTGTAGAACTTAAGAATATGCCTTATAATGTTATTCAACTCAATTACAATTTGAATAACTCTAGTATCTTGCAATTCACCTATCCCTTTTTCTTGATTGTTAGGGAACAAGAGAAAATCAAGGCCTAGTCTTAGAGCTTCCTAAAGTTGAAAAACTACGTGAATACGAAACAAAATATTGGAACCTAGAAGCCTTTTCAAAGATGCCTAACCTTAAATTGCTTATAATTCATGGTGTTCAACTTCTGCATGGCCCCAAGCATCTTCCTAATAAATTAAGACTTCTTGATTGGAGTAAGTATCCTTCAAAGTCTTTGCCATCAGATTTTCAACCAATTGAGCTTGTTGAACTTCACTTGTTGCATAGCAAAATTGAACGGCTTTGGAAAGGGGCACAGGTAAGATTGTTATTTAAGTACTCCTgatacaattttgtttttaattttcaattaattttaaggTTTGTTAAATCTAATCTTGTACTATATATTTTTGCTTTGAACAGCACTTGAACAAGTTAAAGTTCATCAAATTGAAAGGTTCTTTAAATCTCATTGCAACCCCGGACTTCACTGGAGTTCCCAATCTTGAGAAATTGGTTTTTAAAGGTTGTATAAATTTACGTGAGGTTCACCCATCTATTATGGTTCTTAAAAGGCTTACTCTTCTTGATTTAGAAGACTGCAAAAGCCTTAGAAGTCTTCCAAGCAAGTTTGAAATGGTGTCTCTTGAGACTCTTATTCTTTCTGGATGTTCAAAAATCGAGAGAATTCCAGAATTTATGGGAAACATGGAACGCTTATCAAAACTTCACTTAGATGGCACTGCTATTACGAAACTTCCCTCTTCAATTGAACATTTGACTAATCTTAAAGAACTATCTTTTCGTGGATGTAAAGGTCCACCCTCCAAACTATGGAATAAGCTTTTCCCCTTAAATTTAATGCCAAGAAGAAGCCAATATCCTATGAGCTTGTTATTTCCTCCCCTTTTGGGTATGTGTTCTTTAACGAAATTGGACCTGAGTGATTGTAATCTCCAAACTATCCCTAATGATATTGGAAATTTATCCTCTATAATGTATTTACATCTAAGTGAAAATCGCTTTAGTTGCCTTCCTGAAAGTATCGTGCAACTATCTAATTTGTCGGAAATTCATTTACGCAATTGCACAAGACTTCATTCATTTCCACAATTGCCATCAACGACTGATTTGGTTGAAGCAGATGGTTGTAGCTCATTGGAAACATTTCCAAATGGATTTCAACCACAGGAGTTTGCCCAAACACATCTTTCCTTGTTCAATTGCTTCAAATTGGCTGATAACATGTTCTTTAACATTCTGAGAATGCTATTAACATTTcatcaggtctctctctctctctctctctctctctctctctatatatatatatatacacacacgtgTCAATTCTAAACATCATGGTTTGTATGTTTCAGGAAATCTGCAAGCAATCTGTAATATTGGGTAGCTGTGCTGCCTTTAATGTTGTTATTCCTGGAAGTGAAATTCCGAAATGGTTTAAGCATCAGAGTGTGGGGAATATAGTC
This genomic interval carries:
- the LOC142619548 gene encoding disease resistance protein Roq1-like isoform X2, whose protein sequence is MSQNLSKILWNETEFIQDIVEEIFPKLSYKFPRDTSDLVGIDSRVEELMSLLAIQSNDVCIVGVLGMGGIGKTTLARFVYHKIFNYFDGGSFITNIREESEKHGLLSLQQKLICEILMKRSMNIEDVDKGVLLIKHIMCHKRILLVLDDVNQLNQLQKLAGKLNWFGPGSRVIITTRDESLLKRHNVFKIYEVKVLNNDDALHLFRLKAFVRDCPANGYLELSKQFVNYANGLPLAIEVLGSFLFNRSKKEWESALNRLYKFPDKDVMKILQISFDGLHETEKEIFLHIACFFNMKEKYYVEKILDYLGLYPRIGLRVLIERSLLKEFKNKYKMHELLQTMGQSIVRKEHPQEPGRWSRLWIYNDIHNVLVKNSGTRENQGLVLELPKVEKLREYETKYWNLEAFSKMPNLKLLIIHGVQLLHGPKHLPNKLRLLDWSKYPSKSLPSDFQPIELVELHLLHSKIERLWKGAQHLNKLKFIKLKGSLNLIATPDFTGVPNLEKLVFKGCINLREVHPSIMVLKRLTLLDLEDCKSLRSLPSKFEMVSLETLILSGCSKIERIPEFMGNMERLSKLHLDGTAITKLPSSIEHLTNLKELSFRGCKGPPSKLWNKLFPLNLMPRRSQYPMSLLFPPLLGMCSLTKLDLSDCNLQTIPNDIGNLSSIMYLHLSENRFSCLPESIVQLSNLSEIHLRNCTRLHSFPQLPSTTDLVEADGCSSLETFPNGFQPQEFAQTHLSLFNCFKLADNMFFNILRMLLTFHQEICKQSVILGSCAAFNVVIPGSEIPKWFKHQSVGNIVNAQVTHPKTNVNIQVPSGSSNKWIGMAVCIVFSYPCSYFSELPDFLRCRILINKHEGSEFWVGICARLDESKSRHLWMSYFPSQMFNENERAVLNQIDENGLIQMEVRFLWDSNPGLEFKKCGFHLLYEQDIEDIREMISAHDCHDFINSTEGIKMKRSRDENEGAGASGEGSSNDVPHSKRIER
- the LOC142619548 gene encoding disease resistance protein Roq1-like isoform X1, whose protein sequence is MDSKSPSISSSSHKWKYDVFLSFRGEDTCKNFTDHLYTTLKKKGVNTFKDDKNLDKGEPISHELLKVIEESLFAIVILSKNYAFSTWCLEELVNIIECKKKMGQIVWPIFYDVDPSEVQKQTGAYAQAFDEHEKHFKDNIDKVHMWRATLTEVANLFGFHLQDRNETEFIQDIVEEIFPKLSYKFPRDTSDLVGIDSRVEELMSLLAIQSNDVCIVGVLGMGGIGKTTLARFVYHKIFNYFDGGSFITNIREESEKHGLLSLQQKLICEILMKRSMNIEDVDKGVLLIKHIMCHKRILLVLDDVNQLNQLQKLAGKLNWFGPGSRVIITTRDESLLKRHNVFKIYEVKVLNNDDALHLFRLKAFVRDCPANGYLELSKQFVNYANGLPLAIEVLGSFLFNRSKKEWESALNRLYKFPDKDVMKILQISFDGLHETEKEIFLHIACFFNMKEKYYVEKILDYLGLYPRIGLRVLIERSLLKEFKNKYKMHELLQTMGQSIVRKEHPQEPGRWSRLWIYNDIHNVLVKNSGTRENQGLVLELPKVEKLREYETKYWNLEAFSKMPNLKLLIIHGVQLLHGPKHLPNKLRLLDWSKYPSKSLPSDFQPIELVELHLLHSKIERLWKGAQHLNKLKFIKLKGSLNLIATPDFTGVPNLEKLVFKGCINLREVHPSIMVLKRLTLLDLEDCKSLRSLPSKFEMVSLETLILSGCSKIERIPEFMGNMERLSKLHLDGTAITKLPSSIEHLTNLKELSFRGCKGPPSKLWNKLFPLNLMPRRSQYPMSLLFPPLLGMCSLTKLDLSDCNLQTIPNDIGNLSSIMYLHLSENRFSCLPESIVQLSNLSEIHLRNCTRLHSFPQLPSTTDLVEADGCSSLETFPNGFQPQEFAQTHLSLFNCFKLADNMFFNILRMLLTFHQEICKQSVILGSCAAFNVVIPGSEIPKWFKHQSVGNIVNAQVTHPKTNVNIQVPSGSSNKWIGMAVCIVFSYPCSYFSELPDFLRCRILINKHEGSEFWVGICARLDESKSRHLWMSYFPSQMFNENERAVLNQIDENGLIQMEVRFLWDSNPGLEFKKCGFHLLYEQDIEDIREMISAHDCHDFINSTEGIKMKRSRDENEGAGASGEGSSNDVPHSKRIER